A section of the Streptomyces sp. NBC_00178 genome encodes:
- a CDS encoding nucleoside triphosphate pyrophosphohydrolase, protein MNAEDPGRIVLLTASHRVAPGLLSWPAWQTLRAADRVLCAEPDHPQLPYLREAGVAAERSSASAGELVDDCAGGRTVVVLVGGEGDQALTDGLARLGGSGRVRMPDLELLPGSYDLPGARLLDLVQVMDRIRLECPWTSQKTHEGLAKYAIEEAYELVEAIEDGDRTELREELGDVLLQVVFHARIAEEDAEEPFGVDDVAATIVEKLIHRHPHVFGDETAETPEDVHAHWLRTKAIEKRRASVTDGVPLGQPGLALAAKLGSRVRAAGLGTAVPEGDGIGYQLLALAVEAERDGVDPEAALRAAARAYRDAIRAAEGLDGATDGVQE, encoded by the coding sequence GTGAACGCTGAAGACCCCGGCCGTATCGTCCTGCTCACCGCCAGCCACCGGGTCGCCCCCGGTCTGCTGTCCTGGCCCGCCTGGCAGACCCTGCGGGCCGCCGACAGGGTGCTGTGCGCGGAGCCCGACCACCCGCAGCTGCCGTACCTGCGGGAGGCGGGGGTGGCCGCCGAGCGCTCCTCGGCGTCGGCCGGGGAACTGGTGGACGACTGCGCCGGCGGCCGGACCGTGGTGGTGCTGGTCGGCGGCGAGGGCGATCAGGCGCTCACCGACGGACTCGCCCGGCTCGGCGGTTCCGGGCGGGTGCGGATGCCCGACCTGGAGCTCCTGCCCGGTTCGTACGACCTCCCCGGCGCCCGGCTCCTGGACCTGGTCCAGGTCATGGACCGGATCCGGCTCGAATGCCCCTGGACCTCGCAGAAGACGCACGAGGGCCTGGCGAAGTACGCGATCGAGGAGGCGTACGAGCTGGTCGAGGCCATCGAGGACGGTGACCGGACGGAGCTCCGCGAGGAGCTCGGCGACGTACTGCTCCAGGTCGTCTTCCACGCGCGCATCGCCGAGGAGGACGCCGAGGAACCGTTCGGCGTCGACGACGTCGCGGCGACGATCGTCGAGAAGCTGATCCACCGCCATCCGCACGTGTTCGGCGACGAGACCGCCGAGACGCCGGAGGACGTCCACGCGCACTGGCTGCGTACGAAGGCGATCGAGAAGCGGCGCGCCTCCGTCACCGACGGGGTGCCGCTCGGCCAGCCCGGCCTGGCGCTCGCCGCCAAGCTCGGCAGCAGGGTCCGTGCGGCGGGCCTCGGAACCGCGGTCCCCGAAGGCGACGGGATCGGCTACCAACTGCTCGCCCTCGCCGTCGAGGCCGAGCGCGACGGCGTCGACCCGGAGGCCGCCCTCCGTGCCGCCGCGCGCGCCTACCGTGACGCCATCAGGGCCGCCGAAGGGCTCGACGGCGCGACGGACGGCGTCCAGGAGTGA
- a CDS encoding SurA N-terminal domain-containing protein: MHRRRRTALVLSAATLLAAPLLTACGSEAHPGAAAVVGGDRIDVATVQAEAADVRTAQESAGQSEELVKKTGQLNRAKLHSLIFGRVLDRAAKDAGVTVSRKEIQEIRAAAAAQSGGDKGLRTVMLEQRWVAPGQIEDDLRKEVQLPKLARALGADLQTPAGQQAVSKALTEASTSLHIDVNPRYGSWDDKKVQLSTYRTAWIKQVTTFPGQEPEAGA; this comes from the coding sequence TTGCACCGCCGCCGTCGCACCGCGCTCGTCCTTTCCGCCGCAACGCTCCTCGCGGCACCGCTCCTGACCGCCTGCGGCAGCGAGGCCCATCCGGGCGCCGCGGCCGTCGTGGGGGGCGACCGGATCGACGTGGCGACCGTCCAGGCCGAGGCGGCCGACGTACGCACGGCCCAGGAGAGTGCCGGGCAGTCCGAGGAACTGGTCAAGAAGACCGGGCAGCTGAACCGCGCCAAGCTGCACAGCCTCATCTTCGGGCGGGTCCTGGACCGGGCCGCGAAGGACGCGGGGGTGACGGTCAGCCGCAAGGAGATCCAGGAGATCCGCGCGGCGGCGGCGGCACAGTCCGGCGGGGACAAGGGGCTGCGTACGGTGATGCTGGAGCAGCGCTGGGTCGCGCCCGGCCAGATCGAGGACGACCTGCGCAAGGAGGTCCAGCTCCCGAAGCTGGCCCGGGCGCTCGGGGCCGACCTGCAGACCCCCGCGGGCCAGCAGGCCGTGAGCAAGGCCCTCACCGAGGCGTCCACGTCGCTGCACATCGACGTCAACCCGCGCTACGGCAGCTGGGACGACAAGAAGGTCCAGCTCAGCACCTACAGGACCGCGTGGATCAAGCAGGTCACCACCTTCCCGGGCCAAGAGCCCGAGGCAGGCGCCTGA
- a CDS encoding serine/threonine-protein kinase produces the protein MNGRVIAGRYELATILGQGGMGQVWTAYDQRLDRRVAVKLLRPDRVAGPSGSEAADDLRRRFVRECRVTAQVDHPGLVTVHDAGSDGDDLYLVMQYVEGADLADHLAEHDPYPWTWAVAVAAQLCAVLSAVHAVPIVHRDLKPRNAMIKPDGTLTVLDLGIASVMDTDTTRLTHTGSPIGSPAYMAPEQAMGGAVGPYTDLYALGALLHELLSGDVPFAGSTALGVLHRHLYEPPLPVRRLRPEVPEALEALVLRLLSKDPQHRPASAQEVYEALRPLLPSGGQPSGPLDPTRPFLRPHAPWPDRAATPAPAPVPARQAPPTTFEPPSRPDVAQAVDEVKRLLGEGRITQAVDILGGILPAAAAEHGEHSPVVRILRKQYAATLMDDGQYRRALPELRRLADDRTAEAGPGDAGTLQFRYDAAQCLEQLGEAAAALAEYRALLPYYEDGYANSTGPGRAFDIRQRIGHLLLGMGDHSAGRAQLQALLYDTERAYGPHHPLPVELRRQLTHHQDVRGSF, from the coding sequence GTGAACGGCCGTGTCATCGCGGGCCGTTACGAGCTGGCGACCATTCTCGGCCAGGGCGGCATGGGCCAGGTGTGGACGGCGTACGATCAGCGGCTCGACCGCAGGGTCGCGGTGAAACTGCTGCGCCCCGACCGCGTCGCCGGGCCCTCCGGCAGCGAGGCCGCCGACGACCTGCGGCGCAGGTTCGTCCGCGAGTGCCGGGTCACCGCACAGGTCGACCACCCGGGTCTCGTCACGGTCCACGACGCGGGGAGCGACGGCGACGACCTCTACCTCGTCATGCAGTACGTCGAGGGCGCCGACCTCGCCGACCACCTCGCCGAGCACGACCCCTACCCGTGGACCTGGGCGGTCGCCGTCGCGGCCCAGCTCTGCGCGGTGCTCTCGGCCGTGCACGCGGTACCGATCGTGCACCGCGACCTGAAGCCGCGGAACGCCATGATCAAGCCCGACGGCACCCTCACGGTGCTCGACCTCGGCATCGCCTCCGTCATGGACACCGACACCACCCGTCTCACGCACACGGGTTCACCCATCGGCTCCCCGGCCTACATGGCCCCCGAGCAGGCGATGGGCGGCGCCGTCGGCCCGTACACCGACCTGTACGCCCTCGGCGCGCTCCTCCACGAACTCCTCAGCGGTGACGTACCGTTCGCCGGTTCCACCGCCCTCGGGGTGCTGCACCGCCATCTCTACGAGCCGCCGCTCCCGGTCCGCCGGCTCAGGCCCGAGGTCCCCGAGGCACTGGAAGCCCTGGTCCTGCGGCTGCTCTCCAAGGACCCGCAGCACCGCCCCGCCTCCGCCCAGGAGGTCTACGAGGCCCTGCGGCCCCTGCTGCCCTCGGGCGGGCAGCCCTCGGGGCCGCTCGACCCGACCCGCCCGTTCCTCCGCCCGCACGCCCCCTGGCCCGACCGGGCGGCCACCCCGGCCCCGGCGCCCGTACCGGCGCGGCAGGCGCCCCCGACGACCTTCGAGCCGCCCTCGCGGCCGGACGTCGCGCAGGCCGTCGACGAGGTGAAGCGGCTCCTCGGCGAGGGCCGGATCACCCAGGCCGTCGACATCCTCGGCGGTATCCTCCCGGCCGCCGCGGCGGAGCACGGCGAGCACTCCCCGGTCGTGCGCATCCTGCGCAAGCAGTACGCCGCGACGCTGATGGACGACGGGCAGTACCGCCGCGCCCTGCCCGAGCTGCGCCGCCTGGCCGACGACCGCACGGCGGAGGCCGGCCCCGGCGACGCCGGGACACTGCAGTTCCGTTACGACGCGGCACAGTGCCTGGAGCAGCTGGGCGAGGCAGCCGCGGCGCTCGCCGAATACCGGGCCCTCCTGCCGTACTACGAGGACGGCTACGCCAACTCCACGGGTCCCGGGCGGGCGTTCGACATCCGGCAGCGCATCGGCCACCTGCTGCTCGGCATGGGGGACCACTCGGCGGGCCGCGCCCAGCTGCAGGCCCTCCTGTACGACACGGAGCGCGCCTACGGCCCGCACCACCCGCTGCCCGTGGAGCTCCGCCGGCAACTCACCCACCATCAGGACGTGCGCGGGTCGTTCTGA